In the genome of Spirochaetia bacterium, one region contains:
- a CDS encoding GNAT family N-acetyltransferase → MQENIIIRAATEQDAEAVIAHMKMIGDETDNLTFDSKALEGLTVATEASFLKSQQERASFLIAVDGNEVIGSANFSIGGRKRIRHVGELGIAVQKKYWGQGIGSALLERVIANAKAAGIRKLNLTVRSDNQEAIRLYKKFGFCHEGTTSRMFCIGNQWICGEYFGLEL, encoded by the coding sequence GTGCAGGAAAACATCATAATCAGAGCAGCTACGGAACAGGATGCAGAAGCAGTCATCGCACATATGAAAATGATAGGGGATGAGACCGATAACCTCACTTTCGATTCAAAGGCTCTTGAAGGACTCACCGTGGCGACTGAAGCATCTTTTCTAAAATCCCAACAAGAACGTGCATCCTTTCTTATTGCCGTTGATGGCAACGAGGTCATCGGCAGTGCCAACTTTTCAATCGGAGGCAGAAAAAGGATCAGACATGTAGGAGAGCTGGGAATTGCCGTCCAGAAAAAATACTGGGGACAGGGAATCGGCAGTGCTTTGCTGGAACGGGTCATCGCGAACGCAAAGGCCGCAGGTATCAGGAAACTGAATCTTACCGTAAGATCTGACAACCAAGAAGCTATCCGACTCTACAAGAAATTCGGTTTCTGCCATGAAGGTACTACTTCCAGGATGTTTTGCATAGGAAACCAATGGATTTGTGGTGAGTACTTCGGGCTTGAACTGTAG
- a CDS encoding BMP family ABC transporter substrate-binding protein gives MKKALSVLLATAMCAGLVFANGTTEQPAAKKGLKITIITTPSGVDDGSFNEDNYNGILDFIKDNPGATVKPIREPSGDVAKALKAAGDVVADYDVEVCTGFQFAGISQLAIDNPDTKFILVDTYPTDPKDPSKNIVLDNIYAMQFAEQESGFFAGMAAALETKTGKVAVVNGVAYPSNVNYQYGFECGVKYANAKYETKTQCVELASQAGTDVTGANVGGNYIGSFADEATGKVVGEQLIEKGCDILFVAAGGSGNGVFTAAKESNGACKVIGCDVDQWNDGVNGDSNIILTSVLKVMRPNVKRVLTEINNGTFKGGNYLLKADSDSTGYVKTPGHNQLSAATIEKLDAAYQLVKSGKIVPASNFGGFTPEQFKVD, from the coding sequence ATGAAAAAAGCACTGAGTGTATTGCTGGCAACAGCAATGTGCGCTGGTCTGGTCTTTGCAAACGGAACCACTGAACAGCCGGCAGCAAAGAAAGGTCTGAAGATTACCATCATCACCACCCCATCCGGTGTAGATGACGGCTCCTTCAACGAAGACAACTACAATGGTATCCTGGACTTCATCAAAGATAATCCGGGAGCAACAGTCAAACCGATCAGAGAACCCAGCGGTGACGTAGCAAAGGCACTGAAGGCCGCCGGAGACGTAGTAGCCGATTACGATGTAGAAGTATGCACTGGATTCCAGTTTGCAGGTATAAGCCAGCTCGCAATTGATAATCCTGACACAAAGTTCATCCTTGTTGACACCTATCCTACCGATCCGAAGGATCCAAGCAAGAACATCGTGCTTGACAATATCTATGCAATGCAGTTTGCTGAGCAGGAAAGTGGTTTCTTCGCAGGAATGGCTGCAGCCCTGGAAACAAAGACCGGAAAAGTAGCCGTAGTCAATGGAGTAGCCTATCCTTCAAACGTAAACTACCAGTATGGTTTCGAATGCGGCGTAAAATATGCCAATGCCAAGTATGAAACAAAAACTCAGTGCGTAGAACTTGCTTCCCAGGCCGGCACTGATGTAACAGGAGCAAATGTGGGTGGTAACTACATCGGTTCCTTTGCTGACGAAGCAACAGGCAAGGTCGTCGGCGAACAGCTGATTGAAAAAGGTTGTGATATCCTCTTTGTCGCAGCCGGCGGAAGCGGCAACGGTGTATTCACCGCAGCAAAGGAAAGCAACGGAGCCTGCAAGGTCATCGGATGTGACGTAGACCAGTGGAATGACGGAGTAAACGGTGACAGCAATATCATCCTTACCAGCGTACTGAAAGTCATGAGACCGAATGTAAAGCGAGTCCTTACTGAAATCAACAACGGTACTTTCAAAGGGGGAAATTACCTGTTGAAGGCAGATAGCGATTCTACCGGTTACGTAAAGACCCCAGGACATAACCAGCTCAGTGCAGCAACGATAGAAAAGCTCGACGCAGCTTACCAGCTGGTCAAGAGTGGAAAAATCGTTCCCGCTTCGAATTTCGGAGGTTTCACACCGGAGCAGTTCAAAGTCGACTGA
- a CDS encoding NAD(P)-dependent oxidoreductase, which produces MEKKHIGWIGTGVMGLNMAMRLLDAGYALTVYNRTASKAQPLVKKGARLAVSPAEVAETADIVFTMVGYPKDVNEVYFGSNGIFSTARTGQLLVDMTTTEPSLAIKIAEKAGAIGAAALDAPVSGGDIGAQKGTLSIMVGGEESAFREALPYLQVMGKNITLEGKSGAGQHTKMANQIVIAGTMGGVCEALLYGRKAGLDLTRLVDTIKAGAAGCWTLDNLAPRIIAGNYNPGFYVDHFVKDMGIALDEAKRMKLSLPTLALVNQLYVAMQGHGRGKMGTQALVLALDDLNGSGLFGLKEQK; this is translated from the coding sequence ATGGAGAAAAAACATATCGGATGGATCGGAACAGGTGTCATGGGACTGAACATGGCTATGCGATTGCTTGATGCTGGCTATGCGCTGACCGTATATAACCGCACGGCATCAAAAGCCCAGCCTTTGGTAAAGAAAGGCGCAAGGCTTGCGGTATCTCCTGCAGAAGTAGCAGAAACAGCAGATATTGTTTTTACCATGGTAGGTTATCCAAAGGATGTCAACGAAGTTTACTTTGGAAGCAACGGTATCTTCAGCACTGCAAGAACCGGTCAGTTACTGGTCGACATGACTACTACTGAACCATCCTTGGCAATCAAGATTGCAGAAAAAGCAGGTGCAATAGGCGCAGCAGCACTGGATGCTCCTGTATCAGGTGGAGATATCGGCGCGCAGAAAGGTACCCTGTCAATCATGGTCGGCGGTGAAGAAAGTGCTTTCAGAGAAGCCCTTCCCTATCTGCAGGTCATGGGAAAGAATATTACCCTCGAAGGCAAGTCAGGTGCAGGACAACATACAAAGATGGCCAACCAAATCGTCATTGCAGGAACAATGGGTGGTGTATGTGAAGCCCTGTTGTATGGCAGAAAGGCCGGACTTGATTTGACAAGGCTGGTCGATACCATCAAAGCAGGAGCTGCCGGTTGCTGGACCTTGGACAACCTGGCACCAAGGATAATTGCAGGGAATTATAATCCCGGTTTCTATGTGGATCATTTTGTAAAGGATATGGGCATTGCCCTTGATGAGGCAAAAAGGATGAAACTGAGTTTACCGACGCTGGCATTGGTAAACCAACTGTATGTTGCCATGCAAGGACACGGAAGAGGCAAGATGGGAACACAAGCCCTGGTCCTTGCCTTGGATGATCTCAATGGATCAGGGCTGTTTGGCCTGAAGGAGCAGAAATAA